The DNA sequence tagtatagtagtagtatattagtagcagcagtatattagtagtagtagtagtagcagtagtagtagtagtattttagtagtagtggtgtatttgtagtagtagtgtatttgtagtagtatattattattattgtaagtagtagtagtagttgtagtgtagtagtagtgtagtagtagtgtattagtagtagtagtatagtagtagcatattagtagtagtagtagcagtagtagtagtattttagtagtagtggtgtatctgtagtagtatattattattattattagtatactagtagtagtagtatattagtagtagtagtgtatctGTCGTACCGTGACTCCTACGTTGGTGGGCTCCTTGCCCTCTATCAGCTTGTAGACAGACGTTAGGGCCTCCTCTTTGCTCTGACCTTTGAACCTCTTAGGGGCCAGCTCCTCCAGGGCTCTCTGGAATTCCTCGTAGGTGATCACCCGGGACGTCTTCGCTCTGCAACGGTTCCACAACACTGTTCTGAGGTGGATTTATAATCTACTACTGTCGGAAAACAACAGTCGTTCCACAACACTGTTCTGAGGTGGATTTATAATCTACTACTGTCGGAAAACAACAGTCGTTCCACAACACTGTTCTGAAGTGGATTTATAATCTACTACTGTCGGAAAACAACAGTCGTTCCACAACACTGTTCTGAAGTGGATTTATAATCtactagtcatttagcagacgctcttatccagagcgacttacagttctGAAGTGGATTTACTCAAGTATTATCAGAACTAGTAtaagtatataataataataataataataataataataataataataataataatgggccAATTGAAACCAACATTGGCCACCATTTTATCGCCAGTTGATCTCTCTTAAACCATGGGAAAGTTCATTTTATATGGCCCAGTGCCCCGGGTGGGTGGAGATTACCCTTAAGGaccaatggaatggtctaaaAATACGCAAACTCCGCCAAACCGGGGCACTGGGCCATACAAAACAAACTCGCCCATGCTTTAAGAGAGACCAGTTGAGGATAATCTAGCGGCTAATGTTGGTTGCAATTGGTACCATAAATAATAACATCATCGTAATAGATTAAcgtattacattgttattatgTTGTAGTTGGTTGTTATTAAAACTGGGCCATACAAAACATGATTTCAGAGCGATCAATTGGGAATAATCTAGCGCCTAATGTTGGTTACAATTTGTCCCATAAATAATAATCAGCATCATCGTAATAGATTAACGTATTACATTGATAATTATGTTTTTTTGTCGTTTGGTCGCTATTAAAACTCACTTGACTTTCGTGAAGACGATATCCACGTCAGTGCCGGTGACATTCTTGGCGTCGGTGATCTTGCAGTCCTTACACAGTTTAGCCCAGTTCTTCCCGTTCATCTCCTTCCCTGTGGCCTTGGTGTCTCCGTGGATCGCGAACTTCTTAAAGGAGTTCCTCAGCTGCTCCAGATCTGTGCTCTCCGCCATCTTGGTAGAATATCTACCACAATAAGACAACATGGGTCTTTATTATACATATTTATACATATTTGTCTGTCTACAAGCTGATAGAGGGCAAGGAGCCCACCAACGTAGGAGTCACGGTACGACagatacactactactactagtatactactatactactactactaatatactactgctactactactactactagtatactactactaataatatactactactagtatactactatactactactagtagtatactactatactactactactagtatactactactaataatatactactactactactactattatactactactactactaatatactactactactagtatactactatactactactactactactattatactactactactactaatatactactactactagtatactactatactactactactactaatatactactactactactaatatactactactactagtatactactatactactactatactacta is a window from the Oncorhynchus gorbuscha isolate QuinsamMale2020 ecotype Even-year unplaced genomic scaffold, OgorEven_v1.0 Un_scaffold_8635, whole genome shotgun sequence genome containing:
- the LOC124029987 gene encoding tubulin polymerization-promoting protein family member 3-like, coding for MAESTDLEQLRNSFKKFAIHGDTKATGKEMNGKNWAKLCKDCKITDAKNVTGTDVDIVFTKVKAKTSRVITYEEFQRALEELAPKRFKGQSKEEALTSVYKLIEGKEPTNVGVTKMAKTAAVDRLTDTTKYTGSHKERFDESGKGRGKGGREELVEETGYVGSYKNAGTYEEKTKAK